One Neisseria sp. Marseille-Q5346 genomic region harbors:
- a CDS encoding 50S ribosomal protein L25/general stress protein Ctc, whose product MTYEIQASVREAQGTGASRRLRREGQIPGILYGEGQEPVAIAVDHKTVFYALEKESFHTALIKLSLNGETKDVIVRDFQMHPFRREVQHIDFQAVKADQPVRIRVPLHIVNAENSQAVKLQGGRVSLLNTSVEVVVLPANIPAFLELDCASVVAGDILHLSDVKLPEGVESVSLKRNENLAVATVTGKKR is encoded by the coding sequence ATGACTTACGAAATTCAAGCCTCTGTTCGCGAAGCCCAAGGCACTGGTGCGAGCCGCCGCCTGCGTCGCGAAGGCCAAATCCCTGGCATTCTGTACGGTGAAGGTCAAGAGCCTGTTGCTATCGCTGTAGACCACAAAACTGTATTCTACGCATTGGAAAAAGAATCTTTCCATACTGCTTTGATTAAACTGTCTTTGAACGGTGAAACTAAAGACGTTATCGTGCGTGACTTCCAAATGCACCCATTCCGTCGCGAAGTTCAACACATCGACTTCCAAGCTGTAAAAGCTGATCAACCTGTACGCATCCGCGTTCCTCTGCACATTGTTAACGCTGAAAACTCTCAAGCTGTTAAACTGCAAGGTGGTCGCGTATCTCTGTTGAACACTTCTGTTGAAGTAGTTGTTTTGCCTGCAAACATTCCTGCTTTCTTGGAGTTGGATTGTGCATCAGTAGTTGCCGGCGACATTCTGCACTTGTCAGACGTCAAATTGCCAGAAGGTGTTGAAAGCGTTTCCCTGAAACGTAATGAAAACCTGGCTGTTGCTACTGTTACTGGTAAAAAACGCTAA
- the iscA gene encoding iron-sulfur cluster assembly protein IscA, whose translation MITITENAAKHINGYLTKRGKGLGVRLGVKTSGCSGMAYNLEFVDEVNEDDLIFEEHGARVYIDPKSLVYLDGTQVDYTKEGLQEGFKFENPNVKDSCGCGESFHV comes from the coding sequence TCAACGGCTACCTGACCAAACGTGGCAAAGGCTTGGGCGTGCGCTTAGGTGTGAAAACCAGCGGCTGCTCGGGCATGGCATACAACCTGGAATTTGTCGATGAAGTGAACGAGGATGACCTGATTTTTGAAGAACACGGTGCACGCGTTTATATCGATCCGAAAAGCTTGGTTTATCTAGACGGCACGCAAGTCGATTACACTAAAGAAGGTTTGCAGGAAGGTTTCAAATTTGAAAACCCAAACGTTAAAGACTCCTGCGGCTGTGGCGAGAGCTTCCACGTTTAA
- the hscB gene encoding Fe-S protein assembly co-chaperone HscB, which yields MSQYFNLFQLEPSFNIDTEALEQSYRALAARFHPDKFASASAFEQKQAVMMSSTINDAYRTLKSPIDRAAYLLKSQNIDADAPEHTSFSPEFLMQQMEWRETLMDAQMEQNHDAIRALDQEIQEVQSSLYQDLQQAFEQQDYESAAQWVRHGRFLNKLRNEIASIL from the coding sequence ATGTCTCAATACTTCAACCTCTTCCAGCTTGAGCCATCTTTCAATATTGATACTGAAGCACTCGAACAAAGCTATCGGGCTTTAGCTGCCCGATTTCATCCTGATAAATTTGCTTCTGCTTCAGCTTTTGAGCAGAAACAAGCCGTTATGATGTCTTCTACAATTAATGATGCCTACCGCACATTAAAAAGTCCTATTGATCGGGCTGCTTATCTCTTGAAAAGCCAAAATATCGATGCTGATGCACCTGAACACACTTCGTTTTCACCGGAATTCCTCATGCAGCAGATGGAATGGCGGGAAACATTGATGGATGCTCAAATGGAACAAAACCATGATGCCATCCGGGCACTGGATCAAGAAATTCAAGAAGTACAAAGCAGCCTATATCAAGATTTGCAACAAGCATTTGAACAGCAGGATTATGAATCAGCTGCACAATGGGTACGGCATGGACGCTTTCTTAATAAGCTTCGCAATGAAATTGCTTCAATCTTATAA